Proteins encoded in a region of the Cydia pomonella isolate Wapato2018A chromosome 3, ilCydPomo1, whole genome shotgun sequence genome:
- the LOC133515702 gene encoding uncharacterized protein LOC133515702 codes for MEDNIVNHILCLHKQGKWKEICDSFHNHPDRSKVLWVFPSEENFAFIGDRVREMGCDRVLSVGCGSGLLEWMITQTTGLPTSGIEVDGAWWHCKYAPPTFIPLLFTAPALDKDIIRLLHSSTTALLFCYFNNRPAFEEYLRDFTGKVLIIIGPGDGKGVHTDPRPFGDVGEEWTLLKSQEVRSSFDFIAVYRRD; via the exons ATGGAAGACAATATAGTAAACCACATACTCTGCTTACACAAACAGGGGAAGTGGAAAGAGATCTGCGATAGTTTCCATAATCACCCGGACCGGAGCAAAGTGCTGTGGGTGTTCCCTAGTGAAGAGAATTTTGCGTTTATTGGAGACCGTGTGAGGGAGATGGGGTGTGATAGGGTGCTCAGTGTGGGGTGTGGGAGTGGGCTGCTGGAGTGGATGATCACACAAACCACAG GTCTCCCGACATCAGGCATCGAGGTGGACGGCGCGTGGTGGCACTGCAAGTACGCGCCACCAACCTTCATACCCCTCCTCTTCACCGCCCCTGCGTTAGACAAAGACATCATACGACTTCTGCACTCCTCTACCACAGCGCTACTCTTCTGTTACTTCAACAATAGACCGGCTTTTGAAGAATATCTTAGGGATTTTACGGGaaaagtattaataattatagggCCGGGGGATGGCAAGGGGGTGCATACGGACCCGAGGCCCTTTGGGGATGTGGGCGAGGAATGGACGCTACTCAAATCTCAGGAGGTTAGGAgcagttttgattttattgcgGTTTATCGTAGAGACTGA